One Deltaproteobacteria bacterium CG2_30_66_27 DNA window includes the following coding sequences:
- a CDS encoding Flp pilus assembly protein CpaB gives MKRKARSFSSAPWAGKVRTLLPLLAGLLLCGFALAAAGRRVATVEKDIRRQANPVEVVVASVPIHGGETFRVENLAKKAVPSAGTGQRNVPASDFELLVGARAKTAIDPGEPVLWTDVEEPYDTDAFSRTVLPGRRAMTLGVDATSSFAGLVHPGDRVDLLVERSGANSADWVHDIPVIAVDRDHNRLAHPSDPEDTATVTLMVTPVEGNRIARASGKVHWFLRNPDDNTVAPGPPAKRVAFRAVEIWKGGVKVSTVLAAKGESE, from the coding sequence ATGAAGCGGAAGGCACGTTCCTTCTCTTCCGCGCCGTGGGCCGGTAAGGTCCGGACGCTGCTCCCCCTCCTCGCGGGTCTCCTCCTGTGCGGCTTCGCCCTGGCCGCCGCCGGGCGCAGGGTGGCGACCGTGGAAAAGGACATCCGCCGGCAGGCGAATCCGGTCGAGGTGGTCGTCGCCTCGGTGCCCATCCACGGCGGAGAGACGTTCCGCGTGGAAAACCTCGCGAAAAAGGCGGTCCCCTCCGCGGGAACGGGGCAACGCAACGTGCCCGCCTCCGACTTCGAGCTGCTGGTGGGGGCGCGCGCCAAGACGGCGATCGATCCAGGAGAACCGGTATTGTGGACCGACGTCGAGGAACCGTACGACACGGACGCCTTCTCGAGGACCGTCCTTCCGGGCCGGAGGGCGATGACGCTCGGGGTGGACGCGACATCGTCGTTCGCCGGCCTGGTGCACCCGGGGGACCGGGTGGACCTGCTCGTCGAACGTTCCGGGGCGAATTCCGCCGACTGGGTTCATGACATCCCCGTGATCGCCGTGGACCGGGATCACAACCGCCTCGCGCACCCTTCCGACCCGGAGGATACGGCCACCGTGACCCTGATGGTCACCCCGGTGGAAGGGAACCGGATCGCACGGGCCTCCGGAAAAGTGCACTGGTTCCTGCGCAACCCCGACGACAACACGGTCGCCCCCGGCCCCCCTGCAAAACGGGTGGCGTTCCGCGCCGTGGAGATCTGGAAAGGCGGGGTGAAGGTTTCGACGGTCCTCGCCGCGAAGGGGGAATCCGAATGA